One window of the Nothobranchius furzeri strain GRZ-AD chromosome 3, NfurGRZ-RIMD1, whole genome shotgun sequence genome contains the following:
- the LOC107385624 gene encoding neurogenic differentiation factor 4, whose protein sequence is MMTKSYTRAVEGEEVVSPLQWIEGDTSSPEGNSSVPSHCYGAGGVNQQTPEMGSEDAEEEEEEEQEGQEEQEDENETKRRGPKKKRMTKARQERFRARRIKANARERSRMHGLNDALENLRSIMPCHSKTQKLSKIETLRLARNYICALTEALDGGLSTESRAFMETLCKGLSQPTTNLVAGCLQLGPASGTGMSPEDRHGVCPPPNPHGGMASYASPGLPSPPYGTYDSAHMLHLRAIKARQYENHSPHEYNAGGVGTPPYDGPPTPPLSISSNLVPKQEPSPHYPPPHQYSPSPVDQVLYQTGYEAHLDGPYDSYHPPHMIPRQRPSIYRD, encoded by the coding sequence ATGATGACTAAATCTTATACAAGAGCAGTGGAGGGCGAGGAGGTTGTCAGCCCTCTGCAGTGGATAGAAGGAGACACAAGCTCACCAGAAGGAAACTCTTCTGTCCCATCCCACTGCTACGGAGCAGGTGGAGTAAACCAACAGACCCCAGAGATGGGAAGTGAGgatgcagaggaggaggaggaggaggagcaggaaggacAGGAAGAACAGGAAGATGAAAATGAGACCAAGCGGCGAGGACCCAAAAAAAAGCGAATGACAAAGGCCCGACAGGAGCGTTTCCGTGCTAGACGTATAAAAGCCAACGCCAGGGAGCGCTCGCGCATGCACGGTTTGAACGATGCACTGGAGAATCTGCGCAGCATCATGCCCTGTCACTCCAAAACACAGAAACTGTCTAAGATTGAGACTCTACGACTTGCCCGCAACTATATCTGTGCTCTGACTGAGGCTCTGGATGGGGGTCTGTCTACAGAGAGCAGAGCTTTCATGGAGACGCTGTGTAAGGGACTCTCACAACCCACAACCAACCTGGTGGCTGGCTGCCTACAGTTGGGACCAGCTTCTGGGACTGGGATGAGTCCTGAAGACAGACATGGAGTTTGTCCACCTCCTAATCCTCATGGTGGTATGGCCAGCTATGCCTCCCCAGGCCTGCCAAGCCCTCCGTACGGCACCTATGACTCAGCTCACATGCTTCATCTGAGGGCCATAAAAGCACGACAGTATGAGAACCACTCACCACACGAGTATAACGCTGGAGGTGTGGGGACCCCACCATATGATGGCCCCCCTACGCCCCCCCTGAGCATCAGCAGTAACCTGGTACCCAAACAGGAGCCATCACCCCACTACCCACCCCCGCACCAATACTCCCCCTCCCCTGTAGACCAGGTTCTCTATCAGACTGGATATGAAGCTCACTTAGACGGGCCGTATGACTCGTACCACCCACCACACATGATCCCTAGACAGAGGCCGTCCATCTACAGAGACTAG